The following are from one region of the Candidatus Eremiobacteraceae bacterium genome:
- a CDS encoding thymidine phosphorylase: MSRADDDARRLAERKRGGATLSDREIERLISAYDEGGVDDEAMTAWLRAVCAAGMDIDETTALTRAMVASGETIDWSDLGGPVVDKHSTGGVGDAVTLVAVPLAAACGARVAKLSGRALGHTGGTLDKIECVPGARVELSIEEFKAQVELVGCAVAAASVALAPADKKLYALRDRSGTVASIPLIAASIMSKKIAAGASAIVLDVKVGAGAFMREMGEARELARTMVEIGAKMGKRVRALLTAMDEPLADAAGDALELDEALLVLEGGGSSRLRDVSRAVAIAMLEVCGVASIGEGQVRIDTALRSGAARRKLEAMVDAQGGVLDHFDRKFPAGTDVASASDGFINRIDAGAIGESVVLAKRGRTAEDARRVGVRVLRHVGEQASVGDPILRYVALEPDQEILRLLNQAVKVGMTKPQERLLVLDIISEL, translated from the coding sequence ACCGCGAGATCGAACGGCTAATCAGCGCTTACGACGAGGGCGGCGTCGACGACGAAGCGATGACGGCTTGGCTGCGCGCCGTTTGCGCCGCAGGCATGGATATCGACGAGACCACCGCGTTGACCCGCGCCATGGTCGCGTCCGGCGAGACCATCGATTGGAGCGACCTGGGCGGTCCAGTCGTGGACAAACATTCGACGGGTGGGGTCGGCGACGCGGTGACACTCGTGGCGGTGCCCCTCGCGGCTGCGTGCGGCGCGCGCGTCGCGAAGCTCTCGGGCCGCGCGCTCGGCCACACGGGCGGCACGCTTGACAAGATCGAGTGTGTGCCGGGCGCGCGCGTCGAACTGAGCATCGAAGAATTCAAAGCGCAAGTAGAATTGGTGGGATGCGCAGTCGCGGCTGCGAGCGTCGCGCTTGCGCCCGCCGACAAGAAACTGTACGCCTTGCGCGATCGCAGCGGCACGGTCGCGAGCATTCCGCTCATCGCCGCATCCATCATGAGCAAGAAAATCGCGGCAGGCGCGTCGGCGATCGTGCTCGACGTCAAAGTCGGCGCCGGTGCGTTCATGCGCGAGATGGGCGAAGCGCGCGAACTTGCGCGTACGATGGTGGAGATCGGCGCCAAGATGGGGAAACGGGTCAGAGCATTGCTGACGGCGATGGACGAGCCGCTCGCGGATGCGGCCGGCGACGCGCTCGAACTCGATGAGGCATTGCTCGTTCTCGAAGGCGGCGGAAGTTCCCGATTGCGAGACGTGTCGCGAGCGGTCGCCATTGCGATGCTGGAAGTGTGCGGTGTCGCGAGCATAGGGGAAGGCCAGGTGCGCATCGACACCGCATTGCGAAGCGGCGCCGCGCGGCGGAAACTAGAGGCGATGGTCGATGCGCAGGGCGGCGTTCTGGACCATTTCGACCGGAAATTTCCGGCCGGCACGGACGTGGCATCCGCCAGCGACGGCTTCATAAACCGGATCGACGCCGGCGCGATCGGCGAAAGCGTCGTCCTCGCGAAGCGCGGCCGGACCGCGGAAGACGCGCGCCGGGTGGGCGTTCGCGTCCTCCGGCACGTCGGGGAGCAGGCAAGCGTGGGGGATCCAATCCTCCGCTACGTAGCGCTGGAACCCGACCAAGAGATTTTGCGTTTGCTTAATCAAGCAGTCAAAGTGGGTATGACGAAACCACAGGAGCGCCTATTGGTACTCGATATTATCTCCGAATTGTAG